In Halobaculum halobium, a genomic segment contains:
- a CDS encoding universal stress protein: MYDRILVATDGSDNAQRATRRALDLARQYGAELHAVYVIETRTEYDNAIVDPDTVRQNLRADGEEALASVRTEGEPDGSVITSIREGVPHEELLSYAEDQGVDLVVVGAKGRSAFQTVLLGSTTEAILRADQVPVLVVNSTDH, from the coding sequence ATGTACGACCGGATTCTTGTCGCCACAGATGGGAGTGACAATGCGCAGCGGGCGACACGCCGAGCTCTCGATTTGGCTCGGCAGTACGGGGCCGAACTCCACGCGGTCTATGTCATAGAGACGAGAACGGAGTACGATAACGCGATCGTCGATCCTGATACCGTACGGCAGAACCTTCGAGCGGATGGTGAAGAAGCGCTGGCCTCCGTCAGGACGGAGGGGGAGCCCGACGGTTCCGTCATCACCTCGATTCGGGAAGGTGTTCCGCACGAAGAGCTTCTCTCGTACGCCGAAGATCAGGGGGTTGATCTTGTCGTTGTGGGTGCGAAAGGACGCTCCGCGTTCCAGACTGTACTACTCGGGAGCACAACTGAGGCGATTTTACGGGCCGATCAGGTGCCCGTTTTAGTGGTCAACAGTACTGATCACTAA
- a CDS encoding heavy metal translocating P-type ATPase codes for MGVTDSQSLSTCSVRIERRGGRGDAGARAFERQLKRLSGVYDVDVSFRTGSARITYDGSVTSEESIRDAVRDRNVSIQDESEGETDEVSTRSELKREAVFVGLTLLGMVTGLATGWLGGPQLLAWTGYAVAYVFGGWYGLKGAIETLRHRAVDIDLLMIVAALGALSIGAPFEGAMLLFLFSLSNTLQHYAIGRSRRAIRSLVEMRPDEAQVLRDGDEVTVPIDDVDVGDVFVVRPGDKIPLDGVVASGEGTVDQASLTGESVPVPKEPGDEVFGGTINESGSLEIEVTRQAHESAISRLIHMVERAQSEKAPTQRLIDRLEQPYVLGVFGLTIAAIGIPLALGSEFTSTFYRAMTLMVAASPCAVIISTPAAVLSAIASGGRQGVLFKGGEHVEAAANIDAVAFDKTGTLTQGETQLTDVFVRDDLVDESLTPDELLSLAAAVQARSEHHLARATGSEAEARSLDVPDAQRFQSEAGKGVRADVDDGTVHIGNRSYVETVLEDAVIEGLESGLDRLQTLESEGKTSVLVARERDDEVTVLGWLAYTDTVRPGAAEMIADLRALGVQHIVMLTGDNERVAQQIADEVGIDEVQAELLPEEKVSTIEALVDRHENVAMVGDGVNDAPALATATLGIAMGGAGTDVALETADVVLMGDDLGKIPYVLGLGRRTRRTLTVNLTIAFGAIALMVGTILVRGIPLPLAVVGHEGSTVLVSLNGLRLLGFRE; via the coding sequence GTGGGGGTCACCGATTCACAGTCTCTCTCGACGTGTTCTGTCCGAATTGAACGACGAGGTGGTCGTGGTGACGCGGGGGCGCGAGCATTCGAACGGCAGCTCAAGCGTCTATCCGGCGTCTACGACGTCGACGTCTCGTTTCGGACGGGGAGTGCTCGGATCACCTACGACGGGAGCGTTACCTCGGAAGAATCGATCCGAGACGCCGTCCGTGACCGGAATGTGTCGATCCAAGACGAATCTGAGGGGGAAACGGATGAGGTGAGCACTCGGTCGGAACTCAAGCGGGAGGCCGTGTTCGTCGGCCTGACGCTGCTCGGGATGGTGACCGGCCTGGCGACGGGATGGCTCGGTGGTCCACAGTTGCTCGCGTGGACGGGCTACGCCGTCGCGTACGTCTTCGGCGGCTGGTACGGGCTCAAAGGCGCGATCGAGACGCTCCGTCATCGGGCGGTGGATATCGATCTCCTGATGATCGTTGCCGCGCTCGGAGCCCTCTCGATCGGCGCCCCGTTCGAGGGTGCGATGCTCCTCTTTTTGTTTTCGCTGTCGAACACGCTCCAGCATTACGCGATCGGACGTTCGCGCCGGGCGATCAGGTCCCTCGTCGAGATGCGGCCGGACGAGGCGCAGGTCCTCCGCGATGGCGATGAGGTCACCGTACCAATCGATGACGTTGACGTCGGTGACGTGTTCGTCGTCCGTCCCGGCGACAAGATTCCCCTCGACGGCGTTGTCGCGTCGGGCGAGGGCACGGTCGACCAGGCGTCGCTCACCGGGGAATCCGTTCCTGTGCCGAAGGAACCCGGCGACGAGGTCTTCGGCGGGACGATCAACGAGAGCGGCAGCCTCGAAATCGAAGTTACCCGACAGGCCCACGAATCGGCGATCAGTCGCCTCATTCACATGGTCGAGCGCGCTCAAAGCGAGAAAGCGCCGACACAGCGGCTCATCGATCGCCTCGAACAGCCGTACGTCCTTGGCGTGTTTGGGCTCACGATCGCAGCGATCGGTATCCCGCTCGCACTCGGAAGTGAATTCACCAGTACGTTCTACCGCGCCATGACGCTCATGGTTGCTGCCTCGCCGTGTGCAGTGATCATCTCCACGCCTGCGGCGGTCCTCTCGGCGATCGCCTCCGGAGGTAGGCAGGGCGTCCTGTTCAAGGGTGGCGAACACGTCGAGGCTGCAGCGAACATCGACGCGGTCGCGTTCGACAAGACGGGCACGCTCACGCAGGGAGAGACCCAATTGACGGACGTGTTCGTCCGCGACGACCTCGTGGACGAGTCACTGACGCCCGACGAACTGCTCTCGCTCGCGGCCGCCGTGCAGGCCCGCTCGGAGCATCACCTCGCTCGTGCGACCGGCTCGGAAGCCGAAGCGCGATCACTCGACGTCCCCGACGCGCAGCGGTTTCAGTCAGAGGCCGGCAAAGGCGTCCGCGCCGACGTCGACGACGGGACCGTCCACATCGGGAATCGAAGCTACGTCGAGACGGTCCTCGAAGACGCCGTTATCGAGGGGCTCGAATCGGGTCTCGATCGGCTCCAGACATTGGAGTCGGAGGGGAAGACGAGCGTTCTCGTCGCCCGCGAGCGCGACGACGAGGTCACAGTACTGGGATGGCTGGCGTACACTGATACGGTCCGCCCTGGCGCAGCCGAGATGATCGCCGACCTCCGTGCGCTCGGAGTGCAGCATATCGTCATGCTGACCGGGGACAACGAACGCGTCGCACAGCAGATCGCCGACGAGGTCGGCATCGACGAAGTCCAGGCGGAACTGCTGCCCGAAGAGAAGGTGTCGACCATCGAGGCGCTGGTCGACCGACACGAGAACGTGGCGATGGTCGGCGACGGGGTGAACGACGCCCCCGCGCTGGCGACGGCGACGCTCGGGATCGCGATGGGTGGCGCTGGGACTGACGTCGCCCTTGAGACGGCGGACGTCGTGTTGATGGGAGACGACCTCGGGAAGATACCGTACGTGCTCGGACTCGGACGCAGGACACGTCGGACACTGACGGTTAACCTCACGATCGCCTTCGGTGCGATCGCGTTGATGGTCGGAACGATTCTTGTACGGGGTATCCCCTTGCCGCTGGCCGTTGTCGGTCACGAGGGGTCGACGGTACTCGTCTCCCTGAACGGCCTCCGGTTGCTCGGATTTCGCGAGTGA
- a CDS encoding TIGR03571 family LLM class oxidoreductase: MTDASDTRGYQRLFGGDGLTFGAGFPLTDARESRPAVDEEMRLAAHAESVGFDGLWARDVPLYWPRFGDAGQTYDTWPWLSHVAAHTDEVAIGTASVVLPLRHPLHVAKSAATVDRLSDGRLVMGIATGDRDPEFPAFGVDIDDRGERFRESVDLLRTVWRGEFPEVEGSWGELDGDLDVVPKPVGGTIPLLPTGFARQSIEWIADNGDGWFFYHLPESTLESTLDDWRTAAGETPYAMAVRTELADDPEAGPEHRHLGYRAGAEWFVEYFRDLDAMGVDHVLVSPAGGDDPEASLTRFAEAVIDRV, encoded by the coding sequence GTGACTGACGCCTCCGACACTCGCGGGTACCAACGTCTCTTCGGCGGTGACGGGCTGACGTTCGGCGCGGGCTTCCCGCTGACAGATGCCCGCGAATCGCGTCCGGCGGTCGACGAGGAAATGCGGCTGGCCGCACACGCTGAGTCAGTCGGCTTCGACGGTTTGTGGGCACGGGACGTGCCGCTGTACTGGCCGCGGTTCGGTGACGCCGGACAGACGTACGACACCTGGCCGTGGCTGAGCCACGTCGCCGCCCACACCGACGAGGTCGCGATCGGCACCGCGAGCGTCGTCCTCCCGCTCCGTCACCCGCTACACGTCGCCAAAAGCGCCGCGACGGTCGACCGTCTCTCGGACGGCCGGTTGGTGATGGGCATCGCCACCGGGGACCGCGACCCGGAGTTCCCGGCGTTCGGCGTCGACATCGACGACCGAGGCGAGCGATTTCGCGAGTCAGTCGACCTGCTCCGGACCGTCTGGCGCGGGGAATTCCCTGAAGTCGAGGGCTCGTGGGGCGAACTCGATGGTGATCTCGATGTGGTTCCAAAGCCAGTCGGCGGAACGATCCCCTTGCTACCCACCGGGTTTGCCCGCCAGTCGATCGAGTGGATCGCAGACAACGGTGACGGATGGTTCTTCTATCACCTCCCCGAGTCGACGCTGGAATCGACCCTCGACGACTGGCGAACCGCCGCCGGTGAGACGCCGTACGCGATGGCGGTCCGGACCGAACTCGCAGACGACCCAGAGGCGGGACCGGAGCACCGACACCTCGGCTATCGCGCGGGCGCCGAGTGGTTCGTCGAGTACTTCCGCGACCTCGACGCGATGGGTGTGGACCACGTACTGGTCTCGCCCGCCGGCGGTGACGATCCCGAAGCGTCGCTGACGCGGTTCGCCGAGGCGGTGATCGACCGCGTGTGA
- a CDS encoding bacterio-opsin activator domain-containing protein → MNVDSTVLETSTVVVTGTSDWIGEFKTALETRTGATVHHVRTQTEAVEAIRSQPIDCLITGQTLEDATGLDLLTEIRERTTALPVLLATPSGSEALASEATKGGVTDYIAFAGPSEEMFDELIERTERAIRSARRTATQRDRARQFDAMFDDSRTATWVLDPEGSLTRVNEAAREMIDADVDAVIDESFWMLPWWSQDGTPDTDIRQLVENAREGVYGTAVVQQPPHSEDQRVVDLSVRPVENERGDLVSIVVEGVDITERVGLERDLRRSEELHRVTLNNMTDTVLITNEDGEYTYVCPNVHFIFGYTADEIRDVGTIEDLLGDDLFDRDELAAEGVLKNIEMTATDKAGREHTLLVNVREVSIQDGTLLFSCRDITKRKQREEALATLQETAREFLYAETHREIAQHVVDDTADVLNLDASAVYLFDADANELIPTANSAAVNELNGPLPTVHPDGETLPGYSFVEDEALFFDDVHESDRLDNRATDLRSMTFIPLGDHGVFIAGSERVGAFDDVTRELADLLAATAEAALDRVSRESQLRKQDRTLQQQNEQLTALNRVNETIREIDQALVRAETRAEIDHAVCELLTGDDRLQFAWIGTVDPTTDTVEPRAWGGAEQGYLDSPSFAVEASGTEPTGRAAATGDVTMVENVAEGLREEPWRKEALSRDFLSVLSIPLKYNDLTHGILTVYAPTQDAFDETTEAVLTELGETIASALSAIERRNALLTTSMTRVEFDVDDPSFVLSQLAQATNCSISYQGGVQRSADGNYVFVTVDGASVQAVANAAAPLVAIDDVQQISTTGDGGVVRLRLTRPFLALELADHGAVFREATADPDTTTLIIDIPDSIDARTIIQLVQDTFETAELRSKQTLDQTAEHDLYARFLEKVTDRQLEVIQTAYYSGFFESPRESTGEQVAETLGISPPAFYTHARTVQRKLFDTLFDEHALSVAGAPGVVE, encoded by the coding sequence ATGAACGTTGATTCCACGGTCCTCGAGACATCGACGGTAGTGGTAACTGGAACGAGCGATTGGATAGGTGAGTTCAAAACGGCCCTCGAAACGCGGACCGGGGCAACCGTACACCACGTTCGAACTCAGACGGAGGCGGTCGAAGCCATCCGCTCACAGCCGATAGACTGTCTCATCACGGGGCAGACCCTCGAAGACGCCACCGGACTCGACCTCCTCACCGAGATCCGAGAGCGGACGACCGCGCTCCCTGTCCTCCTCGCAACCCCATCTGGGAGTGAAGCACTTGCCAGCGAGGCGACCAAAGGCGGCGTCACAGATTACATAGCGTTCGCGGGGCCGAGTGAAGAGATGTTCGACGAACTCATCGAACGAACCGAGCGTGCCATTCGTTCCGCACGGCGGACAGCGACCCAACGGGATCGGGCCAGGCAGTTCGACGCGATGTTCGACGACTCACGGACGGCAACGTGGGTACTCGACCCGGAAGGGTCACTCACCCGCGTGAACGAAGCGGCACGTGAGATGATCGACGCGGACGTCGACGCGGTCATCGATGAGTCGTTCTGGATGCTGCCGTGGTGGTCACAGGACGGGACGCCGGATACGGACATCCGACAACTCGTTGAGAACGCGCGTGAGGGAGTCTACGGAACTGCCGTCGTCCAACAGCCGCCACATAGCGAAGACCAGCGCGTGGTCGATCTGTCCGTCCGGCCGGTGGAGAACGAACGCGGAGACCTCGTCTCAATCGTCGTAGAAGGTGTCGACATCACCGAACGCGTCGGCCTAGAACGGGACCTCCGCCGCTCGGAAGAACTCCACCGCGTCACGCTCAACAACATGACCGATACGGTCCTTATCACAAACGAGGATGGAGAGTACACCTACGTCTGTCCGAACGTGCATTTTATTTTCGGCTACACAGCCGATGAGATTCGGGATGTCGGAACGATCGAAGATCTCCTCGGAGACGACCTCTTCGACCGGGACGAGTTAGCGGCCGAGGGCGTGCTCAAGAACATCGAGATGACGGCGACCGATAAAGCCGGACGAGAGCACACACTCCTCGTCAACGTCCGTGAGGTGTCGATCCAGGACGGAACGCTCCTCTTCAGCTGTCGGGACATCACGAAACGGAAGCAACGCGAGGAGGCCCTCGCGACCTTGCAGGAGACCGCCCGCGAGTTTCTCTACGCGGAGACGCACCGTGAGATCGCACAACACGTCGTCGACGACACGGCGGACGTACTCAACTTGGATGCGAGCGCCGTCTACCTCTTCGATGCTGATGCCAACGAACTGATCCCCACAGCCAATTCGGCGGCAGTGAACGAACTCAACGGTCCGCTCCCTACCGTCCATCCCGACGGAGAGACGCTTCCGGGATACAGTTTCGTCGAGGACGAAGCGCTGTTTTTCGATGACGTCCACGAATCAGATCGGCTCGACAACCGGGCGACCGACCTCCGCAGTATGACGTTCATCCCGCTCGGAGACCACGGCGTTTTCATCGCCGGCTCCGAACGAGTCGGCGCCTTCGACGACGTAACCCGAGAACTCGCAGATCTCCTCGCTGCAACTGCCGAGGCAGCGCTCGATCGAGTCTCACGCGAATCGCAGCTTCGGAAACAGGACCGCACGCTCCAGCAGCAAAACGAACAACTCACCGCGCTGAACCGGGTCAACGAGACGATTCGGGAGATCGATCAGGCCCTCGTTCGAGCCGAAACCCGAGCGGAGATCGACCACGCCGTCTGTGAATTGTTGACCGGTGACGATCGGCTTCAGTTCGCGTGGATTGGGACGGTCGATCCGACGACCGACACCGTCGAGCCGCGGGCGTGGGGGGGAGCAGAACAGGGCTATCTAGATAGCCCGTCGTTCGCCGTCGAAGCCTCGGGAACAGAGCCGACGGGACGAGCCGCCGCGACGGGCGACGTGACGATGGTGGAGAACGTCGCCGAGGGCCTTCGGGAAGAACCCTGGCGGAAGGAGGCGCTCTCTCGCGACTTTCTCTCCGTGTTGAGTATCCCGCTCAAGTACAACGACCTCACACACGGCATTTTGACGGTGTATGCACCAACGCAAGACGCGTTCGATGAGACGACAGAGGCCGTCTTGACCGAACTGGGTGAAACCATCGCCTCGGCACTCAGCGCGATCGAACGCAGGAACGCACTCCTCACGACGTCGATGACCCGCGTCGAGTTCGACGTCGACGACCCGTCGTTCGTTCTCTCACAACTCGCCCAGGCGACGAATTGCAGCATCTCGTACCAGGGAGGAGTCCAGCGATCCGCGGACGGGAACTACGTGTTCGTCACCGTCGACGGCGCGTCCGTACAGGCGGTTGCCAACGCCGCCGCACCGCTGGTCGCGATCGACGACGTCCAACAGATCAGTACAACTGGGGACGGGGGCGTCGTACGACTTCGGCTCACACGGCCGTTTCTCGCCTTGGAGCTCGCCGACCACGGGGCCGTCTTCCGGGAGGCGACCGCCGATCCGGACACGACCACGCTCATCATCGATATCCCGGATAGTATCGATGCCAGAACGATCATCCAGCTCGTCCAAGACACGTTCGAAACTGCCGAACTCCGGTCCAAACAGACGCTCGATCAGACCGCAGAGCACGATCTCTACGCGAGGTTTCTCGAGAAAGTGACTGACCGCCAGCTCGAGGTGATCCAGACGGCATACTACAGCGGTTTCTTCGAGTCACCGCGTGAAAGCACGGGCGAGCAGGTCGCAGAAACGCTCGGCATCTCCCCACCCGCGTTCTACACGCACGCACGGACTGTTCAACGAAAACTGTTTGACACCCTATTCGACGAGCACGCACTTTCTGTCGCTGGCGCCCCCGGCGTGGTTGAATAA
- the gdhB gene encoding glutamate dehydrogenase GdhB — protein MTMDSPSGSTHGDEPTESTDAAEPESALGIARRQLQHAADHLDIDPNIVERLSHPKKVHEVTVPVKRDDGTVEVFTGYRAQHDSVRGPYKGGLRYHPEVTRDECVGLGMWMTWKCAVMDLPFGGAKGGVAVNPKALSAEEKERLTRRFAEEIRGVIGPTVDIPAPDMGTDPQTMAWLMDAYSMQEGETVPGVVTGKPPVVGGSEGRDEAPGRSVAIIAREAIEYYENEIEETTVAIQGYGSVGANAARLLDEWGATVVAVSDVNGGIYDADGLDTHSIPSHDQQPEAVMQHDAPGAVTNAELLELDVDVLIPAALGNVLTAENADDVRAAIIIEGANGPTTSAASQIFAEREIPVIPDILANAGGVTVSYFEWLQDINRRAWSLERVHDELEAEMLTAWKVVKDEFATRDVTWRDAAYIVALSRIAEAHEARGLWP, from the coding sequence ATGACGATGGACTCACCATCGGGTTCCACACACGGGGACGAACCGACAGAGTCGACTGATGCCGCCGAGCCTGAATCCGCCTTGGGGATAGCCCGACGACAGCTACAGCATGCCGCGGATCACCTCGACATCGATCCTAACATCGTCGAGCGGCTCAGCCATCCCAAGAAGGTACACGAAGTCACCGTCCCAGTCAAGCGAGACGACGGCACCGTCGAGGTGTTTACCGGCTATCGAGCTCAACACGATAGCGTTCGTGGCCCGTACAAGGGCGGCCTTCGGTATCACCCAGAGGTCACGCGAGACGAGTGTGTCGGGCTCGGGATGTGGATGACCTGGAAGTGTGCCGTGATGGACCTCCCCTTTGGTGGAGCCAAAGGCGGTGTAGCAGTCAACCCGAAAGCATTGAGCGCCGAGGAAAAAGAGCGGCTTACCCGCCGATTTGCCGAGGAAATTCGGGGAGTGATCGGCCCGACTGTCGACATTCCTGCGCCCGACATGGGGACTGACCCACAGACGATGGCGTGGTTGATGGACGCCTACTCGATGCAGGAAGGCGAAACCGTTCCCGGCGTCGTCACCGGGAAGCCACCCGTCGTTGGAGGGAGTGAGGGTCGCGATGAAGCTCCGGGACGGAGCGTCGCCATTATCGCCCGCGAAGCGATCGAGTACTACGAAAACGAGATCGAAGAAACGACAGTTGCTATCCAAGGCTACGGGAGTGTCGGTGCAAACGCCGCTCGATTGCTCGACGAGTGGGGGGCAACTGTCGTCGCAGTCAGCGACGTCAACGGCGGCATCTACGACGCCGACGGCCTCGATACCCACTCGATTCCATCCCACGATCAACAGCCCGAAGCCGTGATGCAGCATGACGCTCCAGGCGCCGTGACAAACGCGGAGCTCCTGGAACTCGACGTCGACGTCCTCATCCCGGCCGCGCTGGGGAACGTACTCACGGCCGAGAACGCCGACGACGTGCGGGCAGCCATCATCATCGAGGGTGCGAACGGGCCGACGACGAGCGCGGCCAGTCAGATCTTCGCAGAACGAGAGATTCCGGTCATCCCGGACATTCTGGCGAATGCGGGCGGCGTCACGGTGAGTTACTTCGAGTGGTTACAGGATATCAACCGCCGTGCTTGGTCGTTGGAGCGTGTGCACGACGAGCTCGAAGCGGAAATGTTGACGGCGTGGAAAGTCGTCAAAGACGAGTTCGCCACCCGCGATGTGACGTGGCGGGATGCTGCCTACATCGTCGCGCTCTCCCGGATCGCCGAGGCGCACGAGGCACGTGGCCTCTGGCCCTGA
- a CDS encoding DUF7385 family protein: MDIDTEELLTSLTKREDNAAIKSYQNTVAVACPACGDPFDDLVVCKQNPTSLDLSKQLDLCVGVDDGQAYIFTHS; encoded by the coding sequence ATGGACATCGACACGGAGGAGTTGCTCACGTCGCTGACGAAGCGCGAGGACAACGCCGCGATCAAGTCGTACCAGAACACCGTCGCGGTGGCGTGTCCCGCCTGTGGCGACCCGTTCGACGACCTCGTCGTCTGCAAACAGAACCCGACGAGCCTCGACCTGTCGAAGCAACTGGACCTGTGTGTCGGCGTCGACGACGGACAGGCGTACATCTTCACGCACAGCTAA
- a CDS encoding universal stress protein, with translation MPDNVLVAFDGSPLAERALAYALETFPDAAITAIYVINPIDSVIDVEAGGLPVAKDWYDDAQDRATEIHTNATDRAADHGVTLNTVTEVGKPARAILECVDDYGIDQIVMGSHGRSGIDRTLLGSVAETVTRRARIPVTVVG, from the coding sequence ATGCCTGATAATGTGCTCGTCGCTTTCGACGGCTCCCCACTTGCCGAGCGTGCGCTCGCGTACGCACTTGAGACCTTTCCGGACGCTGCCATCACCGCGATTTATGTCATCAACCCGATCGACTCGGTGATCGATGTGGAAGCGGGCGGGTTGCCAGTCGCAAAGGACTGGTATGATGATGCCCAAGACCGTGCCACAGAGATTCACACAAACGCGACGGATCGGGCCGCAGACCACGGTGTCACCCTCAATACCGTCACGGAAGTTGGGAAACCGGCACGGGCAATTCTCGAATGCGTTGACGACTATGGCATCGATCAGATCGTTATGGGTAGCCACGGCCGTTCGGGGATCGACCGGACGTTGCTCGGAAGCGTCGCCGAGACAGTCACCCGCCGGGCACGGATTCCGGTGACGGTCGTTGGATGA
- a CDS encoding rubrerythrin-like domain-containing protein — MRDVAQQPEEGTPYECFECGKIILTEDPPGQCPDCAGEMRNRRTPIE, encoded by the coding sequence ATGAGAGACGTTGCCCAACAACCCGAGGAAGGGACGCCGTACGAGTGCTTCGAGTGTGGAAAGATCATCCTCACGGAGGATCCGCCTGGCCAGTGTCCGGATTGTGCCGGTGAGATGCGAAACCGTCGTACGCCTATCGAATGA
- a CDS encoding amidase, which produces MSDVPPNVDPPTPDEIRELAEQHHMSLSDDEVADFTAIIDGMLDGYERIDQLSAPTPEVKYHTRDPGYKPDTAEDPLNAFVRKCEVQGAVDGPLDGYEVGLKDSVSLAGVEMTLGSKLFEGYVPSTDATIVTRLLDAGATITGKLNMEDMALSGSGELSATGPVLNPRDTDYIAGGSSSGSAAAVATGDVDVAIGGDQGGSIRIPASWSGIVGHKPTHSLVPYTGVAGLGQSFDHVGPMCSTVEDCALLLDVISGADGLDPRQGAVPTQHYSEALGVEPVDVTVGVLAEGFGHEQSEPGVDETVRSALDAFEAAGAEVTEVSVPMHLDGLPIWNAIGLEEITAMVNAECVGHYGKGFYDTQFADAFGRARRAQADDYLTTMKLTLIAGQYLSDEYRGHYYAKGQNLARKLTAAYDEALEDVDVLAMPTTPQTAHEVDHDLSRVEVIDRALNMLANTAPFDNTGHPAISVPAGEADGLPVGLMFVSDTFDDATALASAHAFEQHVDVSI; this is translated from the coding sequence ATGTCTGACGTCCCCCCGAACGTTGACCCACCGACCCCCGACGAGATCCGCGAGTTAGCAGAGCAGCACCACATGTCGCTGTCCGACGACGAGGTCGCCGACTTCACAGCCATCATCGACGGGATGCTCGATGGGTACGAGCGGATCGACCAGCTGTCGGCCCCCACGCCGGAGGTCAAATACCACACGCGCGATCCGGGGTACAAGCCGGACACTGCAGAGGATCCGCTCAACGCGTTCGTCCGTAAGTGCGAGGTTCAGGGTGCTGTCGACGGTCCACTGGACGGGTATGAAGTCGGGCTGAAGGACTCCGTCTCGCTTGCCGGCGTCGAAATGACGCTCGGATCGAAACTGTTCGAGGGATACGTTCCCTCGACCGACGCGACGATCGTCACGCGACTCCTCGATGCCGGCGCGACGATCACCGGGAAGCTCAACATGGAGGATATGGCCTTGTCGGGAAGCGGCGAACTCTCCGCAACAGGGCCGGTACTCAACCCACGGGATACCGACTACATCGCCGGCGGCTCATCGAGCGGGAGTGCAGCGGCGGTTGCCACAGGTGACGTAGACGTGGCAATCGGCGGCGATCAGGGTGGATCGATCCGAATTCCGGCGTCGTGGAGCGGGATCGTCGGCCACAAGCCCACCCACAGTCTCGTCCCATACACCGGCGTCGCCGGGTTGGGCCAGTCGTTCGACCACGTCGGACCGATGTGCTCGACGGTCGAGGACTGCGCGCTACTGCTCGACGTAATCTCGGGCGCCGACGGGCTCGATCCCCGCCAGGGTGCCGTCCCGACACAACACTACAGCGAGGCGTTGGGCGTCGAGCCGGTGGACGTCACTGTCGGTGTGCTTGCGGAGGGCTTCGGTCACGAGCAAAGCGAGCCTGGTGTCGACGAGACGGTGCGATCCGCCCTTGACGCGTTCGAGGCTGCTGGCGCGGAGGTGACGGAGGTCTCAGTCCCGATGCACCTCGACGGCCTGCCGATCTGGAACGCGATCGGTCTCGAGGAGATCACGGCGATGGTGAACGCGGAGTGTGTCGGCCACTACGGGAAGGGGTTCTACGACACGCAGTTCGCCGACGCGTTCGGTCGCGCTCGGCGGGCACAGGCGGACGATTACCTCACGACGATGAAGCTCACCCTCATCGCCGGACAGTACCTTTCGGACGAGTACCGCGGGCACTACTACGCGAAAGGACAGAACCTCGCCCGGAAGCTGACCGCAGCGTACGACGAGGCGCTCGAAGATGTGGACGTGCTCGCGATGCCGACCACCCCGCAGACCGCACACGAAGTCGATCACGATCTCTCGCGGGTCGAGGTGATCGATCGAGCGCTCAATATGCTCGCAAACACCGCCCCCTTCGACAACACGGGCCACCCGGCGATCAGCGTTCCAGCTGGGGAGGCTGACGGTCTCCCAGTCGGACTGATGTTCGTCAGCGACACCTTCGACGATGCGACCGCGCTGGCGAGTGCCCACGCCTTCGAACAGCACGTCGACGTGTCGATCTGA